The Triticum aestivum cultivar Chinese Spring chromosome 5A, IWGSC CS RefSeq v2.1, whole genome shotgun sequence genomic sequence ATCAAACACAGAAAATTAGCTAGTTCTTGTAATAGGAGGAAAAATTCGTCATACCTGCATATAATTTGTGACTACAAATGTTAGAGAAGCGAAATTTGCATTGCTAATTTCTATTTTCTAACAACGGATATAACTAGTACCTTTTTCCCATTAACAAAGCATCCCATTTTTCTTCGCTCTTTCGAACCGATACAGAAAATAATATAGTTCAATGTGCGTGGGTGGTGGCTTTCCAAGGTTAACCATGGGATATCTTTTGCAAGTTGCAACATTGGGTTTTTGACAGTGGTGAAGATCACTCAGTACAGAGAACCTTCCTCACTTCATCATATTGGAAGTTATACAAAACACACGAGTCCGGATTTTTGGCTCCAAGAAGACTcatagttttcaaaaattcaaaaaaatagatttTCCAAAAATAAAGTCACAAGTACGCGCAATAAAACCTATAAGCTCTAGAGAATTAGAGCATTGTGCAACTATTTGTATCACCTATGCATCAGCAAACAAGTTTTTCTTTCTTCTGTTCTTTTCGGTATTGTATTGCTCGCAGTCAAGGAGCTACCCTTATACTCCACCTTTCACCCCACCACAATTTTTTTTCAGATTTGTTCGGACAAGTTTACTAAAAGTTGGTAGCTAGTCTCTTCTCCTTGGGGCTTTTGACTTTTAGCTACATTTTGTGTTCAGCAATTGATTTGTTGTGCTACTGGAGGTATCTTCTAATTATGGTCACAACTATTGGTGTTTGTCCCGTGATCTTTGCAATAACGAATGTCTATGTGCATCTTGATGTTGGCACATAGATCAGTGGAGCAATTATCTCTACCTAAAAAAACTAAGGTCATCGACCATGTGTCCTGAAAAGCGGTTCAAAGCATCGTTTGAACTAAGTCTACACTCGGGATACCTAAATTAAGGTAGAAATCTGTAGCAATGAACCAAGTTTTTGGTTTGGCTCGAAGTGAAACACAAAATGAAAAGAGGGGATGAAAGATAAAATTTCAAACCCCAAGGTTCATCTTATACTCGACAATCAATAACACTTTTTTAACACACTGGGCCACACTCATTCAACTCCATACACATGACTAAAATTGACACTGAATCCAGAGACCCACCCTTTTTTTCCCTTCGAATTTTGACAAAAGTTGCATAGTCTCTGACCTACGAGAGGACAAACCACTTAAGCAAGTGATGTTTTGATATTGACCTACCAGAGTACAAGGCCTCATGTTGGTGCCTACCATCCAAGGATTTATATGGAGTAAGGCTCCCCCAACAAATGGTGAATAGCTTATTCTCCATTTCATCTTTCTATCTTTGAATAGTTTGTGCATCATTTTGTCATGTTTATGCACAGTAGAAATATGGATTCGGTAGACATAGGCACAGAAGGCACCGGGAATTACCGAGATATCATCATGAGTACAACATGCACCTCATTGCATCTCTTGGCGTTGCACCTCTCCCTCATGCTCCACCGTCTCGATCATTCTCCAACTGCTCTGGCCCTCAGCGTACCATGGCACACTTTTGCTCCAGCAACCCCATGCGCCACACTCTCGTCTTATCTCCATGACGCGACAAGATTATCGAGATGTCCTTGAAGCCCAACTCTAAACACTAAGTGTACGTCCTTATCTCCATCCTTATAAGTAGATGGAGAAAAAACATCAACGAGCCTGCTACAAGTTTTATGTGAGTTGGAGGCTGGGAGCTTCAAAGCTTGGGAGGTGTCATAACATGTGCTCAACGACAATCGGCTACAATCAGCAAACGAAGCCAATGCATTGCCAGATTATTAATGTCACAAATTGCATCCCGATTACCAAATTTTTATGTGCCCTGCTGAGCATTGAACATAAAATATATATAATCGAAGCGCAAAGGTCATTGAGAAATGTACTTAAGCACCAGAATGCACTACAACTACGTATCTCAACATCTGCAGCAGCAACACTCCACTACTATTCACATTTATACAACCAACATATGATGAGAAACAAGGGCCCACTAGACTATAGTGTAGCAAGCTTAGACAGCACCGGCTCAGCCGCAGCCACTTCCCAATCGTCCACAGCGCatacatatttccttcagtggcttTTCGAGGCCATTGTGGCCATCTCTTAGCAGCAAAGCATCCTATGACGAGCAACACGACGTGCTGCTCACCATTCTCTCGGCCGGTCTCTATGAGAGCACCATCCCTGCCTGCGGGTTCTGCGCCTGCTGCCCAGCGAGCAGTCTCTATTTCCTAACAACAGCTATAAACAGTTCCTTATTCCCATTAAAAAATCACCCCCTTTTTCTTCGTTCTTTCAGAACTGGTACAGAATTTGGTGTCTTTTCTACTTTGTTTATGTTATTGACTGGGGTTTGAGTGAAGGCCTATGTGGGATACCATTTGTGTGTGAGATGCTCATTTAACTTTCGTAGTCATCTTGTTCCTTATTTACCGGGGTGCAGGGCCATTGCTTACTATCTAATAAAATAAATTCATTTAGGCCCCTCTGAACTTTTGTCATTATTTAAAATATTTGCATGCTTAAGTTTGCAAATTCAAACTTAATAAATAATCAGGACATAGTTAAATTTGCATGTGGTGCAGGTCAAGTCGAAATTCACCGCCTACACATTCCATGTGAGTACATAGTACCTAAGAGACTAGGTATTTAATGACATAACTAATAATATATAAGATCCTGAAATACAAATAGATGTGTATTCTGAAAGCAGACACAACATCTTCTCTGCATTTGGCTTTGCCCACATGATGCAGGCAAGGCGTAACAAGTGCAAAGGGCTTGTTGGTTAAGTTTTGGTACCACATCATACTTCAACTCTGAATTTAGACTACCAGCGGAAACATATGCCCACAAACACATTTAAGATAAATAAATAATCCCTcctatccatattaattgtcgccaATTTAGTACAATTAATATGGATAGGAGGGAGTTAACACAttaacatttgtgttgaatcgccAAAACACTACAATGACAATGTCTATATATTGTGACAGAGCGGGAAGGAGTGAATCNNNNNNNNNNNNNNNNNNNNNNNNNNNNNNNNNNNNNNNNNNNNNNNNNNNNNNNNNNNNNNNNNNNNNNNNNNNNNNNNNNNNNNNNNNNNNNNNNNNNNNNNNNNNNNNNNNNNNNNNNNNNNNNNNNNNNNNNNNNNNNNNNNNNNNNNNNNNNNNNNNNNNNNNNNNNNNNNNNNNNNNNNNNNNNNNNNNNNNNNNNNNNNNNNNNNNNNNNNNNNNNNNNNNNNNNNNNNNNNNNNNNNNNNNNNNNNNNNNNNNNNNNNNNNNNNNNNNNNNNNNNNNNNNNNNNNNNNNNNNNNNNNNNNNNNNNNNNNNNNNNNNNNNNNNNNNNNNNNNNNNNNNNNNNNNNNNNNNNNNNNNNNNNNNNNNNNNNNNNNNNNNNNNNNNNNNNNNNNNNNNNNNNNNNNNTCTGTCGAGATGAACATGGTATAGTTCAGTGTGCGTGGGTGGTGGCTTTCCAAGTTTAACCATGGGATATCCTTTTGCAACATTGGGTTTTTGACAATGGTGAAGATCACTCCGTACAAAGAACCTTCCTTACTTCATCATATTGGAAGTCATACAACACACACGAGTCAGGATTTTTGGCTCCAAGGAGTCTCATAGttttcagaatttcaaaaaatagATTTTCCAAAAATAAAGTCACAAGTACGCGCAATAAAACCTATAAGCTCTAGAGATTTAGGGCGTTGTGCAACTGTTTGTTCATCTATGCATCAGCAAAcaatttgtttttcttctgttcttTTCGGTCTTGTATTGCTCACATTCAACGAACTACTCTCATACTCCACCGTGCACCCCAACCGCAATTTCTTTTCCAGATTTGTTCGACCAAGTTTACTCAAAACTGGTAGTTAGTCTCTTCTCTATGGGGCTTTTGACTTTTTAGTTACAATTTTCGTTGAGCAATTGATTTGTTGTGCTATTGGAGGTATCTTCTAATTATGGTCACGTCTATCGGGGTTTGTTCCATGATTTTTGTAATAACGGATGTGTTGGCTATGTGCATCTTGATGTTGGCACACAGACCAGTGGATCAATTAACTCTTCCTAATAAAAACTAAGGCCATCAACCATATGGTCCGAAAGCGGTTCAAAGCATCATTTGAACTGAGTCTACACACGAGATATCTAAATTAAGGTACAAATCCTTAGCAACGAACCAAGTTTTTGGTTTGACTCGAAGTGAAACACAAAATGAAAAGAAAGGATGAAAGGTAAAATTTCAACCCCCAAGGTTCATCTTATACTCGACAATCAACAACACTTTTTTACCACACTGGACCACGCTCATTCAACTCCATACACATGACTAAAATTGACATTGAATCGATTGCCCCACCCTTTTTTCCCTtcgaaattttgaaaaaagttccaTAGCCTCTGACCTACGAGAGGACAAACCACTTAAGCAAGTGATGTGTTGATATTGACCTACCAGAGTACAAGGCTTCATGTTAGTGCCTACCATCCAAGGATTTATAAGGAGCAAGGCTCCCACAACAAGTGGTGAACAGCTTATTCTCCATTTCATCTTTCTATCTTTGAATAGTCCGTGCATCATTTTGTCATGTTTATGCACATTAGGAATATGGATTCGATAGACATAGGCATAGAAGGCATCGGGAATTACCAAGATATCATCATAACTTCAACATGCACCGCACTGCACGCTTTTGCTCCAGCATCCCTGTGCAAACTCTTGTCTTATCTCCATGACGCAACAAGATAATCAAGAAATCCTTGAAGCACAACCCTAAAATTTACGTCCTTGTCTTCATCCTTATAAGTGGACAGAGAAAAAAAAACATTAACGAGCCTGCTACAAGTCTTATGTGAGTTGAAGGCCGGGAGCTTCAATGCTTGGGATGTGTCATAACCTGTGCTCAACGGCAATCAGCTATAATTAGCAAATGCTTAGCCAGTGTCACAAATTGTATTCCAATGACCAAATTTTTGTGTGCCCTGTCCGACCAttgaataaaaatatatataatcgAAGCACAAAGGTCATTCAGAAACATACTTAAGCACCAGAATGCACTGCAACAACGTATCCCAACACCTGCATCATCGACACTCCACTACTATTCACATTTATAGAACCAACATATGACAAGAAACAAGGGCCCGCTAGACTGTAGTGTAGCAAGCTTAGACGCACCGGCCGCAGCAGCCGCAGCCTTTTCGCAATCGTCCATGGTGCATACATATTTTCTTCGGTGGCTTTCAAGGCCATGGTGGCCATCTCTTAGCAGCAAAGCATTCTACGAGGAGGAGCACGACATGCTCCTCGCCATTCTCTCGTCCGGTCTCTGTGAGAGCACCATCCCTGCCTACAAGTTCTACACCTGCTGCCCAGTAAGCAGTCTCTATTTCCTAACAATAACTATAAACAGTTCCTTGTTCCCATTAACAAAACATCCCTTTTTCTTCGCTCTTTCAGAACTGGTACAAAATTTGGTTCCTTTTCTACTTTGTTTATGTTAGTGACTNNNNNNNNNNNNNNNNNNNNNNNNNNNNNNNNNNNNNNNNNNNNNNNNNNNNNNNNNNNNNNNNNNNNNNNNNNNNNNNNNNNNNNNNNNNNNNNNNNNNNNNNNNNNNNNNNNNNNNNNNNNNNNNNNNNNNNNNNNNNNNNNNNNNNNNNNNNNNNNNNNNNNNNNNNNNNNNNNNNNNNNNNNNNNNNNNNNNNNNNNNNNNNNNNNNNNNNNNNNNNNNNNNNNNNNNNNNNNNNNNNNNNNNNNNNNNNNNNNATGAGATGCTCATTTACTTTTGTAGTCATCTTGCTCCCTATgcttcttcagggtgaaaacctagattctgatcattgatggttggatccggtgacaGCGGTGTTTGAGCATAGTTCCCTTGTTGAAGGTGTTGTTGTTGAAGAACTTTGTCATTGTCCTTGTGGTGTCAAGAGAtgattggtgcggatatggtcgtcGATGTAGTTTGTCAGTCGCTGTTTTGATCATAGGGTTCTTTTTACTCGCTTAGGCATAGCTTTGGTTTTGTATGACTTAGCTTTTTGCCGGCGTATTTTTTAGTGTGAGTGCtttggtgttggttgtgtgcatcctaactatgcagaggccgggtgtgtgctcttTGTGTTTGTATATCTTGATgtttcattttgagtcaataaaatccaccaTTTATCGGGAAAAAACCTGGGTGCAGGGCCACTGCTTACTGTCTAATAAAAGAAATTCATTTAGGCTCCTATAAACTTTTGTCATTATTTAAATTTGCATACTTAAGTTTGCAAATTCAAACTTAATAAAATAATCAAGACATGTTAAATTTGTATGTCATGCAGGTAAAGTCGATGTTCACCACCTACGCATTCCATGCGAGTACACATTACCTAAGAAGCTAGATATTTAACGACATAACTAACAATACATAAGATCCTGAAATACAAATAGATGTGTATTCTAAAAGAACAGACACAACATCTTCTCTGCAATTAGCTTTGCCCGCATGATGTAGACAAGGCGTAACAAGTGCAAAAGGGTCTGTTGATTAAGTTTTGGTACCACGTTGCACTTCAGTTCTGAATTCAGACTACCAGTGCAAACATATGCACACAAGCAcggttaaaataaataaataaataaataaataaataaatactccctctaatccatattaattgtcactaatttagtacaaagttatggatcagagggagtaactGGTTTATTCCTTGAGAGAATAAACCTGTAAGCTGCAGAGAATTTGAGCACTGTGCAACTGTTTGTATCATCTGTTCATCAGCAAACAAGTTCTTATTCTGTTCCTTTTGGTCTTCTGTTGCTCACAGTCCAGGAGCTACTCATGCTTGGGATTGGGAGGTTTCACAACTTGTGCTCAACACAATCAGCTAAAGTAGCAAATGATGATTAGCCAATGAATTGCCAGATTATCGAGACATATTTGCATTGCGATGACCAATATTTTCTGTGTCCTGACCGAAACGTTAGAAAATAAAATatataattgaagcacaaaggtcaTCCAGAAATATATTTAAGCACCAGAATGCACTGCAACAACATATCTGAACATCTGCAGCAGCAACACCCCACTACTATTCACATTTACAGAACCAACATATGACAAGAAACAAGGGCTAGACTGTAGTGTAGCAAGCTGGGATGGCAGCAATCGTCCACAGCGCATACATTTTTCTTTCCTCCTGTGGCTTCTGAGGCCATCCATGGCGGCCGTCTCTCCACGGCCAAGCATCCTATGATGAGCAGCACGACGTGCTGCTCACCATCCTCTCGGCCGGTCTCTGTGAGAGCACCATCCCCGCCTGCGGGTTCTGCGCCTGCTGCCCCGCGAGCAGTCTCTTTGCTGAAACCGGATGTTGCCAAACAGATCAGTGCTTAGACATTAATTAGCAGGAAAAGGGAACAGAGAAATTTCTTTTGTAGTATGTAATAACAACCGGCCATCCCACAGTAAAGTGATCTATAGTATGTAGTACTCACCGAGCTCATAGAATACGTCATTCACATTGATGGCTGTTTTGGCAGACGTTTCAATGAAGAAGAGCCCATTCTCTTGTGCGTAAGTCGTCGCTTCCTGCACCGCCAACAAGAGTTTAGCTTTGGATAAATCATTCAAACAACATAGTAGTAGTACAGGCTGTATCATTGTGCTGTTCTCGTTCGGACAGTACCAACATGTTTCTCTCTCACAGAAAAATGGCATCTCTGTCGTAATAAAACACTACAGGAACCAAACAAGCTGCACATGATGTAACTGGACAAGGTGCAGTATTTGAAATGTGACAAATTCCCAAGCAAAATGCATGTCTGTAATGTCAAAAGTGAGATCCAAGAAGCAGAATTACATACTTCCACTGGCACCTGCCTTGCCTCCAACATATCAGCCTTGTTCCCAGCAAGAGCCATTACTGTGTTTGGATTCCCTGCATGGAAAACGCATCAAGAATTAAAAACTATATCTGCCAGCTTATTTACACAAAATGCTCAAAGACATCCTCTCTAGCAATGCCCACCATTACAACTCACAAGGTCAGTTTTACAGCCACATAAATATTTCTATGGCTCAAATGAAGAAAACACATCATAAAGGGGTAAAATGGATTACCTTGTGCTTGAAGTTCTTGAACCCATTTCTTTGCACGTGTAAAAGAGGCCTGTGAGGTAGAAACAATAATGTTATAATCAACTGGACTAAATAACTATCCACCTACTTTTACACAACAGTTACATTCTTTAGATAAGTAGCAAATGAGAATGGGTTTAAACTTGTGATACAGATCAAGATTGATTCATATCTGCATGATGCAAATCAGGACTTTTTTTTTGCATGCGTGCAGGTCAAGTCGAGATTCACAAGCCATGCATTGCGAGTGCATatcacctactccctccgtccaataatataagagcgtttttggcaCTTGTATATTATGCGACAGAGGGAGTTATAAACAAGGTATTTAATGAGATCACTAGCAATATATAAGATCCTGAAATACAAACTAAATGGTTCTTTTGTTATTATCAAGTAACAACCCATGAAcaccaaacaaacaaacaaaaagagACACCATATCTTCTCTGCATTTGGCTTGCTCACAAGATGCAAGCAAAAAGTAACAAAGTGCAACTGCAAAGAGTTTGTTGGTTCAGTTTTGGTACTACATCGTACTTCAGTCTTGAATTCAGATTACTCGTTTAGCAAAGCAACTAGGCAACATATGCAAAAGCACAGTTAAAATATAACACATTCCGTGAGTGAACAGTGTTGAATCGTAAAAGCACTACAATGCATATGTCCATATACAGAAATAGATTCATACAAATCACTAGAAAAGCCAACTTAGACAAAGAGGTCAGGAGGAAAAGACCACACAGAACGGTGTCTGGACTGTCAGAGCTCAGAACTAGTGCATACTTGTTCTTGCTGAATACAGTTACATACAGTTATACGCCTGCTCAGAAGAATGCTAAATGTGCTAATAATTTTGGCATCAATACACTTGAGTTCCAGATTAATCAATGGGGTAAAGAAGCATGTATGGTCATCAAGACAAACAGGCATGGCTCTGTTGAACAGAGTAGGGTGGCGAGTGCAACTGATAATGATTATTAGATAAAGAAGTTTCAACTGCCTAATAAGTTCAGATCCTCTAGGTTTGTACACAAAACCTGACACAGGCACAACTCACCCAGAAGAGGGTTACCACAATATGGTTTTTGAAGCTCAAACATTTCGCGCCAATGTTGTTAGTACTATGAAAGAGCAAGATTTTATAGACTTAAAGCTGTTTCCAGTTTGCCTCAAAGATCACAGTTGGCGATTTGATTTCGCAGAAGGAGCAAGGGAAATTCTTATCAAGAGCTACCAATTGTTTACAGGTAATTGCTATTAATCATGGCTGCGGTAAAGGATTACTGTCAAATCAAGATACTCATGCTCTGCTCATACTCACCGCGTTGGTGATGTCGTAGACGACGATCGCGGCCGCGGCGCCGCGGTAGTACATGGGCGCCAGGCTGTGGTACCTCTCCTGGCCGGCCGTGTCCCAGATTTCGAACTTGACCGTCTCATCGTTGACCGCCAGGGTCTGCGAGAAGAAGGCCGCGCCGATGGTCGATTCCTGCGGCCAGCCAAACCGCAAAAATAAAatcagcaccaccaccagcagcacaCACAGATTCCTGCGGTCATGCCCAATTTGGAGCACAGCCTGGGGCATGTGAAGGAAGGGGCGGGGGCTGACCTGGAACTCGACGAACTGGCCCTTGACGAACCGGAGCACCAGGCTGGACTTGCCGGTGCCGACATCCCCCAGAAGAACCTGACCATCGATCCAGCACCACAGGAGGCGTAGCACACATCATCAGCATATGAGAAAACTTCACACAGCGAAGTGAATCTTCGCAGCACCCAAGAAAATGTGTCCGATTTATAATTCCTAAAATAAACACAGGAGCCGGCCGGCTGTTGATCCGATCGCGGGCACGAAGCGCCCAGAGCCAGGAGCTAATTCGCAACGAGACTTAGGCCTAAAAAGCGTGgaccgaaaaataaaataaaataaaaatatccaGGCGCCTGCCGCCGGAACAGGAAATCGAAACGGAGATGGTGGGGATCGGGCGCGGGGGTGAGGGGCCCTCACCAGCTTGGCGTTGCGGATCTTGCTgccaccggcgccggcgccggcgttgGCCGCCATCTCTGATAGATCAGGCGAGACTTGGAACCTCCGACGGGCGGGATCCGAtcgatcgctcgctcgctcgctcgctggcCGGCTGGCTGGAGAGAAGGAGAGGGCGGCGAATCCGGAGAGAAACTCTTGtggcgacgacgaggacgacggATCGGGAGGAAAAAAGGTTGGGGCTTTCTTCTTGGCGACTCGGGTGTGTGGTGTTGTGTTCTTGCGTGGCGTGGCGTGGGCGATGGATACTCTGCTTGGTTGCCGTGTTCCCTTGTTACTTCCGGTTTAAGGCTAAGTAAGATGCCTTCTCCCCAAGTGGTCCCTCTAACATCGCGTAATTACAGTCCGGTCCAAACTTTGACCGTCCTAGGTCAACGGtcttttttttacacagtacagacgcaagcgctcatatatatatatatatatatatatatatatatatatatatatatatatatatatacatatatatatgtatatatattgcATTTCCCCTTTGAAACATATATAAACATACTACATCCGCCGGTTTATGTAGAAAAAATGGTATCACTACAAACTTTATTTGAATGCAAATTGAGTAATATAAATTTTACTACTATATATCGCTTTTCTATTTTGCAGATCAACAATCAAAGTTTAACCAAAAAAATACAAGGGGTCTAATATACCCAAATGGAGATGCTCCCTTCATTTCTCAAGGCCATAAACTTAAATTACAAAtaccaaaataaaaaataattcCTGCTTTACAAGCCAACTTGTCTTCTTGTTTACCAAGTTAATTAATATAAGATGCACCCAAATTAAAGAAAACCAACAGAACGTGAGGAAGGAAGTAGCTGAGCATGCCATTATCATCCACaacgtgcatgcgagtagttaaaccATGAGTTTGCTAGTATGGCGTAGTGTCATCAATTTTCCCTTCATTGTATAGctgcaaaatgtatttttcatagtgATCTTATATACAGAAAATGGAGGGACTAGTTCTGCCCTCTCCCTTTTGGTTtatataagagcatctacaaccaggcACCCTAAACCCCCCTCATACGCACGGGCGGACGGCGGGGTCAATGACCAATCGAAAAAACTCAACGTAGACAGGCGCCTCAAACGAGTCTCAAACGTCCGGGTTAACCGACATCCCTCATATCCAGCCTAAATGTAGGGTAGTTATGGGGATGCCCGGGCGCTTCCTTCACATCGAACTGACGACCGGTTCCCACACGGAATTGCCCGGAAACCCAATAGTCTGACGAGCGTCTCCTTCGGTGGGGATGTGAACGCCGCATGGCGCCACTCCATCTCCAACCCTAGACACAACCTCTTCCCCCCTCTTCGCGCCGCCAGCCCGAGCACATTGCTCTTCGTCTCCACTCTCTCTTCCCTCGCCGTCCGGCATGGCCCGGCAGAAGAAGACCAcccatgccctagaggcaataataaaagtattattattatatttccttgttcatgataattgtcttttattcatgctataactgtattatccggaaatcgtaatacacgtgtgaatacatagaccacaatatgtccctagtgagcctctagttgactagctcgttgtgatcaacatatagtcatggtttcctggctatggacattggatgtcgttgacaacgggatcacatcattaggagaa encodes the following:
- the LOC543340 gene encoding ras-related protein Rab5A; translation: MAANAGAGAGGSKIRNAKLVLLGDVGTGKSSLVLRFVKGQFVEFQESTIGAAFFSQTLAVNDETVKFEIWDTAGQERYHSLAPMYYRGAAAAIVVYDITNAASFTRAKKWVQELQAQGNPNTVMALAGNKADMLEARQVPVEEATTYAQENGLFFIETSAKTAINVNDVFYELAKRLLAGQQAQNPQAGMVLSQRPAERMVSSTSCCSS